In one window of Streptomyces sp. NBC_01224 DNA:
- a CDS encoding alpha/beta hydrolase — protein MRPATVTAAAVTTILGVGAATVAAGRYASDAALRVPSGRPLPADRRLTVHATAAGQVTLTRSFAALRPGTYGLVGDDVHAVVGPVIEHAHHAPDTVVRRLERVNRGSLETGAKVRVTPQLHSGDPSSALGLDHREVEIPGELGPLPAWFLPGPRDTWVITVHGLGTTREHPMNVMEFLHDLRLPVLDLAYRGDAGAPRSPDGLIHLGESEWRDLDAAIRFAVRYGAEKVVLHGWSTGASMALHAAVNSALRNRICGLVLDSPVLDWVTTLRALAVARGVPTALLPLAVRAAQGQTGLRGARLLDGSLAMALHVPTLIFHGPDDTLAPWQPSRDLAARRPDLVALRAVPQAPHAAMWNADPVHYEEALRRFLTPLM, from the coding sequence GTGCGCCCGGCAACAGTCACGGCAGCAGCCGTCACCACGATCCTCGGCGTCGGTGCGGCAACGGTCGCGGCCGGCCGGTACGCCAGCGACGCCGCCCTCAGAGTGCCGTCCGGACGACCGCTCCCCGCCGACCGCAGACTCACCGTGCACGCCACAGCGGCCGGGCAGGTCACCCTGACCCGCTCCTTCGCCGCCCTGCGGCCCGGTACGTACGGACTGGTGGGCGACGACGTCCACGCCGTCGTCGGCCCGGTGATCGAACACGCCCACCACGCCCCCGACACCGTCGTCCGCAGACTGGAACGGGTCAACCGCGGCAGCCTGGAAACCGGCGCCAAGGTCCGCGTCACCCCGCAACTGCACAGCGGCGACCCCTCATCGGCCCTCGGACTCGATCACAGGGAAGTCGAGATCCCCGGCGAACTCGGCCCCCTGCCCGCCTGGTTCCTGCCCGGCCCCCGCGACACCTGGGTCATCACCGTGCACGGCCTCGGTACCACCAGGGAACACCCCATGAACGTCATGGAGTTCCTGCACGATCTGCGCCTGCCCGTGCTCGACCTGGCCTACCGCGGTGACGCCGGAGCCCCACGTTCCCCGGACGGCCTCATCCACCTCGGCGAGTCCGAATGGCGCGACCTGGACGCGGCGATCCGCTTCGCCGTGCGGTACGGAGCCGAGAAGGTCGTCCTGCACGGCTGGTCCACCGGCGCCTCGATGGCACTGCACGCGGCCGTCAACTCCGCGCTCCGCAATCGGATCTGCGGTCTCGTCCTCGACTCCCCGGTCCTGGACTGGGTCACCACGCTGCGCGCCCTGGCCGTCGCCCGCGGTGTCCCGACCGCACTGCTGCCGCTCGCCGTCCGGGCCGCCCAGGGGCAGACAGGGCTGCGCGGCGCCCGGCTCCTGGACGGCTCCCTCGCAATGGCGCTGCATGTCCCGACCCTGATCTTCCACGGCCCGGACGACACCCTGGCCCCCTGGCAGCCGTCCCGCGATCTGGCCGCCCGCCGTCCGGACCTGGTCGCCCTGCGCGCCGTACCGCAGGCTCCGCACGCGGCGATGTGGAATGCCGACCCGGTCCACTACGAAGAGGCCCTGCGCCGCTTCCTCACGCCTCTGATGTGA
- a CDS encoding ABC-F family ATP-binding cassette domain-containing protein produces MITASGIELRAGARILIESASFRIAKGDRIGLVGRNGAGKTTLTKCLAGEGNPAGGTIARSGEVGYLPQDPRTGDLDVLARDRILSARGLDEILRKMRENEERMANGKGATRDKAMKKYERLETEFLTKGGYAAEAEAATIAAALSLPDRVLGQPLHTLSGGQRRRVELARILFSDADVLLLDEPTNHLDADSIVWLRDYLKTYRGGFIVISHDVELVETVVNKVFYLDANRSQIDIYNMGWKLYQQQREADEKRRKRERQNAEKKAAALNSQADKMRAKATKTVAAQNMAKRAERLLSGLEAVRVSDKVAKLRFPEPSPCGKTPLMAEGLSKSYGSLEIFTDVDLAIDKGSRVVILGLNGAGKTTLLRLLGGAEKPDTGEVIEGHGLKLGYYAQEHETLDPERSVLENMRSAAPDLDLVEVRKTLGSFLFSGDDVDKPAGVLSGGEKTRLALATLVVSSANVLLLDEPTNNLDPASREEILGALRTYKGAVVLVTHDEGAVEALQPERIILLPDGVEDLWGADYRDLVALA; encoded by the coding sequence GTGATCACCGCTTCCGGCATCGAGCTGCGCGCCGGCGCCCGCATCCTCATCGAGTCCGCCTCCTTCCGTATCGCCAAGGGTGACCGCATCGGCCTCGTCGGCCGCAACGGAGCGGGCAAGACCACCCTCACCAAGTGCCTCGCAGGCGAGGGCAACCCCGCCGGCGGCACCATCGCCCGATCCGGCGAGGTGGGCTACCTCCCGCAGGACCCGCGCACCGGCGACCTCGACGTACTCGCACGCGACCGCATCCTCTCCGCCCGCGGTCTCGACGAGATCCTGCGCAAGATGCGCGAGAACGAGGAGCGGATGGCGAACGGCAAGGGCGCCACCCGTGACAAGGCGATGAAGAAGTACGAGCGCCTGGAGACGGAGTTCCTCACCAAGGGCGGATACGCCGCCGAGGCCGAGGCCGCCACCATCGCCGCCGCGCTCAGCCTGCCCGACCGGGTGCTCGGACAGCCGCTCCACACACTCTCCGGCGGTCAGCGCCGCCGCGTCGAGCTGGCCCGCATCCTGTTCTCGGACGCCGACGTCCTGCTGCTCGACGAGCCGACGAACCACCTCGACGCCGACTCGATCGTCTGGCTGCGCGACTACCTCAAGACCTACCGCGGCGGCTTCATCGTGATCTCCCACGATGTCGAGCTCGTCGAGACGGTCGTCAACAAGGTCTTCTACCTCGACGCCAACCGCTCGCAGATCGACATCTACAACATGGGCTGGAAGCTTTACCAGCAGCAGCGCGAGGCCGACGAGAAGCGCCGCAAGCGCGAGCGGCAGAACGCCGAGAAGAAGGCCGCGGCCCTCAACTCGCAGGCCGACAAGATGCGCGCCAAGGCCACCAAGACCGTTGCCGCGCAGAACATGGCCAAGCGCGCCGAGCGGCTGCTCTCCGGCCTGGAGGCCGTCCGGGTCTCCGACAAGGTCGCCAAGCTGCGCTTCCCCGAGCCCTCGCCGTGCGGCAAGACCCCCTTGATGGCGGAGGGGCTCTCCAAGTCCTACGGCTCGCTCGAAATCTTCACCGATGTGGATCTCGCCATCGACAAGGGCTCCCGCGTCGTCATCCTCGGCCTCAACGGTGCAGGCAAGACCACCCTGCTCAGGCTCCTCGGCGGCGCCGAGAAGCCGGACACCGGCGAGGTCATCGAGGGTCACGGGCTCAAGCTCGGTTACTACGCGCAGGAGCACGAGACCCTCGACCCGGAGCGCTCCGTCCTGGAGAACATGCGCTCCGCCGCCCCGGACCTCGACCTCGTCGAGGTCCGCAAGACGCTGGGTTCGTTCCTCTTCTCCGGCGACGACGTCGACAAGCCCGCCGGCGTCCTCTCCGGCGGTGAGAAGACCCGTCTCGCGCTGGCGACCCTGGTGGTCTCCTCCGCCAATGTGCTGCTCCTGGACGAGCCGACGAACAACCTCGACCCGGCCAGCCGCGAGGAGATCCTCGGCGCGCTGCGTACGTACAAGGGCGCCGTCGTCCTCGTCACGCACGACGAGGGAGCGGTCGAGGCGCTTCAGCCGGAGCGCATCATCCTGCTGCCGGACGGTGTCGAGGACCTGTGGGGCGCGGACTACCGGGACCTCGTCGCTCTGGCCTGA
- a CDS encoding helix-turn-helix domain-containing protein produces MAETLKKGSRVTGAARDKLAADLKKKYDSGASIRALAEETGRSYGFVHRMLSESGVTLRGRGGATRGKKAATA; encoded by the coding sequence GTGGCCGAGACTCTGAAGAAGGGCAGCCGGGTTACCGGCGCCGCGCGCGACAAGCTCGCGGCAGACCTGAAGAAGAAGTACGACTCCGGTGCGAGCATCCGGGCGTTGGCCGAAGAGACCGGCCGCTCCTACGGATTCGTCCACCGGATGCTCAGTGAGTCCGGAGTCACGCTGCGTGGACGCGGCGGAGCGACACGAGGCAAGAAGGCCGCCACGGCCTGA
- a CDS encoding VOC family protein, with protein sequence MAGAPAGVPTIYPTILYDDAKAAIRTLTEGLGFTEEAVYEGENGTVLHAELSCGNGRVMLGSKGREGVFAKAMQGAGPAGVYVVVDEVDEHHARAVEHGVEILMPPTDQDYGSRDFIARDAEGNVWSFGTYAPGSAD encoded by the coding sequence ATGGCAGGCGCACCGGCCGGCGTTCCGACGATCTATCCGACGATTCTGTACGACGACGCGAAGGCCGCGATCAGGACGCTGACGGAGGGCCTCGGCTTCACCGAGGAAGCGGTGTACGAGGGCGAGAACGGCACGGTGCTTCATGCGGAGCTGTCCTGCGGCAACGGCAGGGTGATGCTGGGCTCCAAGGGCCGCGAGGGTGTCTTCGCCAAGGCGATGCAGGGCGCCGGCCCGGCCGGTGTCTACGTCGTGGTGGACGAGGTCGATGAGCATCACGCCCGGGCCGTGGAACACGGGGTGGAGATCCTGATGCCGCCGACGGACCAGGACTACGGCTCCCGCGACTTCATTGCGCGGGACGCGGAGGGCAATGTGTGGAGCTTCGGGACGTACGCACCGGGGTCGGCGGACTGA
- the ypfJ gene encoding KPN_02809 family neutral zinc metallopeptidase, with amino-acid sequence MQFDDDADLDTSEVQDVRGSRIPGGKATVGGGIAGLIALILGLLFGVGPDQLGLSSGGSGTTATASSAAQVQQSCRTGQDANTREDCRIVAVVNSVQDYWKQEFRRRGGTYTDAPTVLFTDRIATACGTATSAVGPFYCPGDRKVYLDLGFFDELRTKFGSSGGPFAQAYVVAHEYGHRVQDLMGTLSRSQDRQTGANSNAVKVELQADCYAGVWAHHATTTPDESTGRPLITSLTQADIRDGLDAAAAVGDDRIQERFQGRVTPESWTHGSAVQRQQWFTTGFRSGDMADCNTFR; translated from the coding sequence ATGCAGTTCGACGACGACGCCGATCTGGACACGTCCGAGGTCCAGGATGTGCGCGGCAGCCGCATCCCCGGCGGCAAGGCCACCGTGGGCGGTGGCATCGCCGGTCTCATCGCACTGATCCTGGGGCTGCTCTTCGGCGTCGGCCCCGATCAGCTCGGCCTGTCGTCCGGCGGCTCCGGCACGACGGCGACCGCGTCCTCGGCAGCGCAGGTGCAGCAGTCCTGCCGGACCGGACAGGACGCGAACACCAGGGAGGACTGCCGGATCGTCGCGGTGGTCAACAGCGTGCAGGACTACTGGAAGCAGGAGTTCCGGCGGCGCGGCGGGACGTATACGGATGCGCCGACGGTCCTGTTCACCGACCGGATCGCCACCGCGTGCGGCACCGCGACCTCGGCGGTCGGGCCGTTCTACTGCCCGGGTGACCGGAAGGTCTATCTGGACCTGGGTTTCTTCGACGAGCTGCGGACGAAGTTCGGCTCCAGCGGCGGCCCGTTCGCCCAGGCGTACGTCGTCGCCCATGAGTACGGGCACCGTGTACAGGACCTCATGGGGACGCTGAGCCGTTCGCAGGACAGGCAGACCGGCGCCAACAGCAATGCGGTCAAGGTGGAACTGCAGGCGGACTGTTACGCCGGGGTCTGGGCGCATCACGCGACGACCACGCCCGACGAATCGACCGGGCGGCCGCTGATCACCTCGTTGACACAGGCGGACATCCGGGACGGACTCGATGCGGCGGCCGCTGTCGGCGACGACCGGATCCAGGAGAGGTTCCAGGGCCGGGTCACGCCCGAGTCCTGGACGCACGGCTCGGCCGTGCAGCGGCAGCAGTGGTTCACCACCGGCTTCCGCAGCGGAGACATGGCCGACTGCAACACCTTCCGCTGA
- a CDS encoding enoyl-CoA hydratase/isomerase family protein, which translates to MTSLDSVLDKDGVRLTVDDAVATVTLTNPAKRNAQSPALWRALTEAGRALPGNVRVVVLRGEGKSFSAGLDRQAFTPEGFDGEPSFLDMARGPEAELDATIAEYQEAFTWWRRNDIVSIAAVQGHAIGAGFQLALACDLRIVAEDVQFAMRETSLGLVPDLTGTHPLVNLVGYARALEICATGRFVHAAEAERTGLANLVVPADELDAAARDLAGALLAAPRDAVVETKALLSGAASRGYEEQRVAERAAQGRRLRDLAGITD; encoded by the coding sequence ATGACCTCGCTCGACTCTGTGCTCGACAAGGACGGCGTACGACTCACCGTCGATGACGCGGTTGCCACGGTGACCCTCACCAATCCGGCCAAGCGCAACGCTCAGTCCCCCGCTCTGTGGCGGGCGTTGACAGAGGCCGGACGGGCACTGCCCGGCAATGTGCGGGTCGTTGTGCTCCGCGGCGAGGGCAAGTCCTTCTCCGCGGGCCTCGACCGGCAGGCGTTCACCCCTGAGGGGTTCGACGGTGAGCCGTCCTTCCTCGACATGGCGCGCGGCCCGGAGGCCGAGCTCGACGCGACCATCGCCGAGTACCAGGAGGCGTTCACCTGGTGGCGCCGCAACGACATCGTGTCGATCGCGGCCGTCCAGGGGCATGCGATCGGCGCCGGCTTCCAGCTCGCCCTCGCCTGCGATCTGCGGATCGTCGCCGAGGACGTGCAGTTCGCCATGCGCGAGACCAGCCTCGGTCTGGTCCCCGACCTCACCGGCACACACCCCCTGGTCAACCTGGTGGGGTACGCCCGCGCGCTCGAAATCTGCGCCACGGGCCGTTTCGTGCACGCCGCGGAGGCCGAGCGCACCGGCCTGGCCAACCTCGTCGTCCCCGCCGACGAACTGGACGCCGCCGCCCGCGATCTGGCCGGCGCACTGCTGGCTGCCCCGCGCGACGCGGTCGTGGAGACCAAGGCGCTGCTGAGCGGTGCCGCCTCCCGTGGTTACGAGGAGCAGCGCGTCGCCGAACGCGCCGCGCAGGGCCGCCGTCTGCGCGACCTGGCGGGCATCACCGACTGA